From a single Rhodococcus qingshengii JCM 15477 genomic region:
- a CDS encoding pyruvate carboxylase — MFSKVLVANRGEIAIRAFRAAYELGAGTVAVFPYEDRNSIHRLKADESYQIGEKGHPVRAYLSVEEIVAAAKSAGADAIYPGYGFLSENPDLSAACAEAGIKFVGPSAEILELTGNKARAIAAAKAAGLPVLASSEPSADIDELLAAAEDMTFPLFVKAVAGGGGRGMRRVAERSQLKESIEAAAREAESAFGDSTVFLEQAVIDPRHIEVQILADEQGNVIHLFERDCSLQRRHQKVIELAPAPNLSEELRAKICADAVAFAKEIGYTCAGTVEFLLDKRGNHVFIEMNPRIQVEHTVTEEVTDVDLVQSQLKIASGSTLAELGLSQETIKLRGAALQCRITTEDPANGFRPDTGRITAYRTPGGAGIRLDGGATLGAEVGAYFDSMLVKLTCRGRDLEAAVARARRAVTEFRIRGVSTNIPFLQAVLDDPDFRAGRVTTSFIEERPQLLTLRSSADRGTKILTYLADVTVNKPHGERPSAVYPQDKLPKIDLSTPPPAGSRQRLLELGPEGFAKALREQKAVGVTDTTFRDAHQSLLATRVRTSGLLGVAGHVARLTPELLSIEAWGGATYDVGLRFLHEDPWYRLAALREAIPNICLQMLLRGRNTVGYTPYPEKVTRAFVQEATDTGIDIFRIFDALNNVDQMRPAIDAVRETGTALAEVALSYTGDLSDPNETLYTLDYYLKLAEEIVDAGAHVLAIKDMAGLLRAPAATKLVTALRSNFDLPVHVHTHDTPGGQLATYFAAWQAGADAVDGASAALAGTTSQPALSAIVAAAAHSEFDTGLNLQNVCDLEPYWEALRKVYAPFESGLPAPTGRVYTHEIPGGQLSNLRTQAVALGLGDRFEEVEAKYADADRMLGHLVKVTPSSKVVGDLALHLVGAGVPSEEFAADPAKFDIPDSVVGFLRGELGTPPGGWPEPFRSKALEGRGQAKPEATLSAEDEVLLEGSSKDRQATLNRLLFPGPTKEFLEHREKYGDTSRLSANQFFYGLRRGDEHRVELAPGVELIIGLEAISEPDERGYRTVMCILNGQLRPVSIRDRSIASDVPVAEKADKNNPGHVAAPFAGVVTLAVKEGQKIEAGDTVATIEAMKMEAAITSPRAGVVSRIAISAVQQVEGGDLLVVVSTGESAAE, encoded by the coding sequence ATGTTCTCCAAAGTGCTCGTCGCGAACCGCGGCGAAATTGCGATCCGTGCCTTCCGCGCCGCCTACGAACTAGGTGCCGGAACCGTCGCGGTGTTCCCGTACGAGGATCGGAATTCGATCCACCGTCTCAAGGCAGACGAGAGCTACCAGATCGGGGAGAAGGGTCACCCCGTTCGCGCGTATCTCTCGGTCGAGGAGATCGTCGCCGCCGCCAAGAGCGCCGGAGCCGACGCCATCTACCCCGGTTACGGTTTCCTCTCCGAGAACCCGGACTTGTCGGCGGCGTGTGCCGAGGCAGGCATCAAGTTCGTCGGCCCGTCCGCCGAGATCCTCGAGTTGACCGGAAACAAGGCTCGGGCCATCGCAGCGGCAAAGGCCGCCGGTCTCCCGGTGCTCGCGTCTTCGGAGCCGTCAGCGGACATCGACGAGTTGCTCGCAGCCGCCGAGGACATGACCTTCCCGCTCTTCGTCAAGGCTGTCGCAGGCGGCGGTGGGCGCGGAATGCGCCGTGTTGCGGAGCGCTCACAACTCAAGGAATCGATCGAAGCCGCAGCGCGCGAAGCGGAATCGGCCTTCGGCGATTCGACGGTCTTCCTCGAGCAGGCCGTCATCGACCCCCGGCACATCGAAGTGCAGATCCTCGCCGACGAGCAGGGCAACGTCATCCACCTCTTCGAGCGTGACTGCTCGCTGCAACGTCGCCACCAGAAGGTGATCGAGCTCGCTCCGGCGCCCAATCTCTCCGAAGAGTTGCGCGCCAAGATCTGTGCCGACGCCGTCGCCTTCGCGAAGGAGATCGGATACACGTGCGCGGGCACCGTCGAGTTCCTTCTCGACAAGCGCGGCAACCACGTCTTCATCGAGATGAACCCGCGAATTCAGGTCGAGCACACCGTCACCGAAGAAGTGACGGACGTGGACCTGGTCCAGTCGCAGCTCAAGATCGCGTCCGGTTCGACGCTTGCAGAACTTGGTCTGTCACAGGAGACGATCAAGCTTCGCGGCGCGGCGCTGCAGTGCCGCATCACGACCGAGGATCCGGCAAACGGATTCCGCCCGGACACCGGCCGTATCACCGCGTACCGCACCCCGGGCGGAGCCGGTATCCGCTTGGACGGTGGCGCCACACTCGGCGCCGAGGTCGGAGCGTACTTCGATTCCATGCTGGTCAAACTCACTTGTCGCGGTCGCGACCTCGAAGCCGCTGTGGCGAGAGCTCGCCGCGCGGTCACCGAGTTCCGCATTCGTGGTGTCTCGACCAACATTCCGTTCCTGCAGGCGGTTCTCGACGACCCGGACTTCCGGGCGGGACGCGTGACAACCTCCTTCATCGAGGAACGTCCTCAGCTGCTGACTCTGCGTTCTTCGGCAGACCGCGGCACGAAGATCCTGACCTACCTCGCGGATGTGACTGTCAACAAGCCGCACGGGGAGCGTCCCTCGGCGGTGTACCCGCAGGACAAGCTGCCCAAGATCGATCTTTCGACACCCCCTCCTGCCGGTAGCCGTCAGCGCCTCCTCGAACTCGGACCCGAAGGTTTCGCGAAGGCACTGCGTGAGCAGAAGGCAGTCGGCGTCACCGACACCACCTTCCGTGACGCGCACCAGTCGTTGTTGGCCACGCGAGTTCGAACCAGCGGACTGCTCGGAGTAGCGGGGCACGTTGCGCGGTTGACGCCGGAACTGCTCTCGATCGAAGCCTGGGGCGGCGCGACCTACGATGTGGGACTTCGCTTCCTGCACGAGGATCCGTGGTACCGGCTTGCCGCACTGCGCGAGGCGATTCCCAACATCTGCCTCCAGATGCTTCTTCGCGGTCGAAACACGGTGGGCTACACGCCGTATCCCGAAAAGGTCACGCGCGCATTCGTTCAGGAAGCCACCGACACCGGCATCGACATCTTCCGAATCTTCGACGCGCTCAACAACGTCGACCAGATGCGCCCTGCCATCGACGCGGTGCGTGAGACCGGAACGGCTCTCGCCGAGGTGGCGTTGAGCTACACCGGCGATCTGTCGGATCCGAACGAAACGCTGTACACGCTCGACTACTACCTGAAGTTGGCAGAAGAGATCGTCGATGCGGGCGCTCACGTGCTCGCGATCAAGGACATGGCGGGCCTGCTGCGCGCTCCGGCGGCCACCAAGCTCGTGACGGCGCTACGCAGCAACTTCGATCTTCCGGTTCACGTCCACACGCATGACACCCCCGGTGGACAGTTGGCCACGTATTTCGCCGCGTGGCAGGCGGGCGCCGACGCAGTCGACGGTGCTTCGGCGGCACTGGCCGGAACCACCAGTCAGCCTGCGCTCTCGGCCATCGTTGCCGCCGCTGCGCACTCCGAGTTCGACACCGGGCTGAACCTGCAGAACGTGTGCGACCTCGAACCGTACTGGGAGGCGCTGCGAAAGGTGTACGCGCCGTTCGAATCCGGACTGCCGGCGCCGACGGGACGTGTGTACACGCACGAGATTCCGGGCGGCCAGCTCTCCAATCTCCGGACCCAGGCCGTTGCTCTCGGTCTCGGCGACCGGTTCGAAGAGGTCGAAGCCAAGTACGCCGACGCGGACCGCATGCTCGGGCATCTCGTGAAGGTGACGCCGTCGTCGAAGGTCGTCGGCGACCTCGCCCTCCACCTTGTCGGCGCCGGCGTGCCTTCGGAGGAGTTTGCCGCAGATCCGGCGAAGTTCGACATTCCCGACTCCGTGGTGGGCTTCCTGCGCGGTGAACTCGGTACGCCTCCCGGTGGTTGGCCGGAACCGTTCCGCAGCAAGGCACTCGAAGGACGTGGCCAGGCCAAGCCCGAAGCGACGTTGTCCGCTGAGGACGAGGTGCTGCTCGAGGGCTCGTCGAAGGACCGTCAGGCGACGCTGAATCGTCTGCTGTTCCCCGGCCCGACAAAGGAATTCCTCGAACACCGCGAGAAGTACGGTGACACGTCGCGGCTTTCGGCGAACCAGTTCTTCTACGGTTTGCGGCGCGGCGACGAACACCGCGTCGAGTTGGCTCCCGGCGTTGAGCTGATCATCGGTCTCGAAGCGATCTCCGAGCCCGACGAGCGCGGCTACCGCACTGTCATGTGCATCCTGAACGGTCAATTGCGCCCGGTCTCGATCCGCGATCGCTCCATTGCCAGTGACGTACCGGTGGCGGAGAAGGCCGACAAGAACAACCCGGGCCACGTGGCTGCACCGTTCGCGGGTGTCGTGACGCTCGCGGTGAAGGAAGGCCAGAAGATCGAGGCCGGCGACACCGTGGCCACGATCGAAGCAATGAAGATGGAAGCGGCGATCACCTCGCCGCGCGCCGGCGTCGTCTCTCGGATCGCGATCAGCGCCGTCCAACAGGTCGAGGGCGGAGACCTGCTGGTAGTCGTCTCGACGGGGGAGAGCGCCGCAGAGTGA
- the rsmD gene encoding 16S rRNA (guanine(966)-N(2))-methyltransferase RsmD, with the protein MTRIISGLAGGRRLRVPPSGTRPTSDRVREALFSALEARIDLEGCAVLDLFAGSGALGLEALSRGAEHVVLVESDAKAAAVIKANIGTVALPGATVRAAPVAAVVSGPSAREYDIVIADPPYAVTDEAVVSMLTDLQANKWVGEGTIVVLERSSRSPETVWPQGYEPIKAKNYGEARIELATCYGLDS; encoded by the coding sequence GTGACACGCATCATCTCGGGACTCGCGGGCGGTCGACGCCTGCGAGTCCCGCCGAGCGGCACCCGTCCGACGTCGGATCGGGTTCGTGAGGCGCTGTTCAGTGCTCTCGAAGCGCGCATCGATCTCGAAGGGTGCGCGGTTCTCGACCTCTTTGCGGGTTCGGGTGCTCTCGGCCTCGAGGCGCTCTCGCGGGGAGCCGAGCACGTTGTTCTCGTGGAATCGGATGCCAAGGCTGCTGCCGTCATCAAGGCGAACATCGGCACTGTCGCGTTGCCTGGGGCGACGGTTCGCGCCGCTCCGGTTGCGGCCGTGGTCTCGGGTCCGAGCGCGCGTGAATACGACATCGTGATCGCGGACCCACCGTATGCGGTGACCGACGAGGCCGTCGTGTCCATGCTCACCGATCTGCAGGCCAACAAATGGGTGGGGGAGGGCACGATCGTGGTACTCGAACGATCGTCGCGCTCGCCGGAGACCGTGTGGCCTCAGGGCTACGAGCCGATCAAGGCCAAGAACTACGGTGAAGCCCGCATCGAGCTGGCCACCTGCTACGGTCTGGACTCATGA